The Leptodactylus fuscus isolate aLepFus1 chromosome 5, aLepFus1.hap2, whole genome shotgun sequence genome segment TGGACACCAAATATGAAGTGAAGTAAAGCTCAAACGGTCTGGTTAGAGTCTGGTTCACAAGTTGTCTCTGTTGATAAGCCTGTTTTATACTATTAATATAGGGTTCTCTTAGTGCATAATATACAGATGTCAACAAACGCAATAGCTGAAAGTGATGATTGTCAATGCCCAGCTCAGTCTGTGTTATGTGTTCCTCCAGGTCAAAAATATCCATTGGTCCCAGTGTAGACAGTATATGGTGTTGCAGTCTCAGAGCAGATATCCTGCGTTTACATCTACTATATTTCAGTATATAACACAGTTCCTTTTCTGCTGTTTGAATGGTTCGGACTGTTCCATTTGACGGTACAAAATGAGCAATACCTCCATTAACTTGTAATAAGTGATAAGCACTTGTAAAATCCTGTGGGGCATTGCTGCTTACTAGAGCCCATCTGCACTTATTACAGGACAGTTGCTTAAAGACTTCTCTTACAACCCAGCCTGCCATGTACATTTCAGAATTCTGAAGTGTCACGTCCAACAAGCGGGATTGGTAGACATGACAGGAAAGTTTAATACTGTTATCTTCAAATGGATAAGAAATATGCTGCAGGGAACCAGTCAAACTATGGCCTGTGCTTGTTTGTAGAAAGCTCAGGTTATTCTCCATATTCGAATCAAGAAATCCACATTGTGACAACAGCTTCTCTATTTTATCATTTACGTCAAGCGCTGTAGGTCTTCCATATGAATCACCTAAAATGAAAGTTGGGAAAAAAGAATAAGAATAAATTCTAAGGCCTAAGAAGTGTTTCACCTTGGCATACCCTCTCATTGTACAACAAAGAACTAAAGTGTGGGTCACCAACCCAAGTAGATTTTGCCATGTGTTGGCAAAGCTGAACCTAAACGGAGGAAAAATTATTGGgggtcagggccgccatcaggaattttggggccccatacagcctaagtgtctgggcccccccatcccgccattttaaaactaccttattttgcgacataccaattctgtattacatttccctttatttagcagcattacaaggcttaatcagattctatttgcaggtaaaatctgctacgtgtgacagcgcctatagagagccaacaccatctataagagccctcctaataaatcctcggctttttcacattgtgtttttggcctcccttgccgggatacgttggtaaccagtcagaatcagctgtcaacttatctctgcacgaagaactggccattaaaaaaaaaggggggcctgcagttctccgtgcagggataagtggggagctgattgtgactggttaccaacgtatcccggcaagggaggccaaaaacgcaacgtgaatactcctttaaagtgaaagtcccacccccaaacaggctgctatgctagtagcatagcagcctacatcattattaatacaaagcacacatacctttggaggtattgtgtgccttgtagttctccagctaaacatatattattgccccaattccctctccgcagtgctgcaacaaccccccccccttctaacatcttcccattgccccctgtacccatacctcccaacttttgaagaaccaaaagagggacaaaatgtgcggcgcgaaatttagccccacccactgttatgttaactccgcccactcattaattttccatttgcccgcacactgtataatcctcctacagtcacccgtaaattatatgtcccccctccgtctctcccccagcttcatatacacccttcatctgcccccagattcatgtcccctccatttctgcccacagattcaggtccccacatctcttcccccagattcatgtccccccatctctgcccccagattaatgtcccctccatctctgcccccagattcatgtcccctccatctctgcccccagattcatgtccccccatctctgcccccagattcatgtgccctccatctctgcccccagattcatgtcccctccatctctgcccccagattcatgtcccctccatctctgcccccagtgtcatgtccctccatctctgcccccagattcatgtcccctccatctctgcccccagattcatgtcccctccatctctgcccccagattcatgtcccctccatctctgcccccagtgtcatgtccctccatctctgcccccagattcatgtcccctccatctctgcccccagtgtcatgccgtcctctccttcatctgcccccagtttcacgttccacattacacttaccttctccttcgtttccccgctgctctctgcgcgcctatctctcttactggcgcacagttgtagacgcgatgtgacgtcatcacatcgcgtctacactgccgggtagccggcggcagcggtgaagcgaggagctcacctgtgtcagctcctcacttcgccgctgacgcatatgcggctgaagtgaggagctgacctgtgtcagctcctcgctttgccgcctctcttgctgacacatatgcggctgagccgggttccggctcagccgcatctgtgtcagcgagagaggctgtgtcagcgagagaggcggcagcggcaaagcgaggagcgtatgtgaaacaggacatacaatgactgctgtcggcgccagggggccggcacacggtggcgggccaaaaccgggcccccccatttttaaatttggccgggcccctgacgccagtagcagtagtactggcctatcggcggccctgttggGGGTGCCAGAGGTTGGATCATAAATGAACATAAAGTTATAGTATCTATTAGCAAAAATAAGAGGGGAATACTCCTAGAAACATTTAGTAAAGATAAGATAGTTCTTACCCTAATCCTCAGACAACTCCACTTTGCAAATGGCAATTTgtggttttaaaataaaattattgcaTTTATCTTAAATTAGATGAAACTGATGCCCATAAGAGCATGAAAATATAATAATGCCACTGCAGCAATTTGGATTTAGAAAAATCTCATCTGCATGGGCATTGTATGCCCTATCTGTATAGCGACTTTGGCAACAGTTAAGGCTGTACCACAGCTCAGCTTTAGCTTTGACCAGACAAACCAAGTATGAAACATTACCTGTGCTTCTAATACAGTCAATGCACTCTCTGAGGTAAGTGGTCCTGAACCTATAAGTAGTGATGTAGTCATGATCCATGAGTAGGCGAGGTAACAACTCACTGAGCGAAGCAATATTCACCAGGAGACCGACAATACACCCAGCCCTATGAGGATAAAGAAGCATCAAGCTAAGGACACACACAACTGGATTTACTACTTCTCTTTGCGCCAATTAAATCTTTGAGACAAGGACATCAACGTGCAttttatttcaacttttcatgttaCATCAACAGAAAATAAAACTGAAATTTAATTCAAAATATTATCTTACTTGAATGTTTTTACCTCGAGGTTTGGAAAAGGAAGTCATTGTCGCATGTTGTAAGAGTCAATAAGTACTCGCGAGTTTCTTGCAGGACTTGCAGTTTTTGCTCTAAGTTATTGTGGTTTATGGGGCCTTTGTCATTTTGCAGTCTTACACTGCTGCTATTGTAGATATCAAATAGTCTACCTATAACCtacaaataaaaacataaaatagtaCCTTAGGAAACATACTAATAAGTAAATTCTAACAAAGAGTAGGCCAGGCCAGAGAACACAGTCACCATCGAACAGTTGTAAAATTCAATCTCTATAAAGGGCTCCATATTAAAGTATCAAGGCTTACAGTTATAAGGCGTGACTTTGGGTAGATAGGTAGTTTTTCCACCCAAAGCTGACCCCAGCATATGTATCAACAAGTAATGACTTTTTCTATGGTACCCCTCATTAGGGTGTTAGCTGCTGAAAAGTCTCTTTTATAACTCTAGAatgcaaatttaccttaactagtcaTAGGATAAAGGAAACGGCTTCACCAAGTCATGCAGTCATTACGCTAAGTCATACCCCGAGAGGGCTGACAGTTAGGTGGGATATCAGGCTGACCTCCGACAATGAGGGACATGTCAGGCATGCTGCATAGGGTATGATTTAGAGCAATGACTGCATAAAGTAAGTTCTAAAAGCTTATTACCTGACTTTTCAGCAGCAGAAAGCCTTATAAGGGGCATCATAGGGCAGGTCATTACTTGATGCAGGATGTGCTGGGTGGAAAACACACCTGGCAGGTttccgttaaagaggacctttcacctcctacaCCAGTTCAAATTCATAGAATATTTTAATAGACCTTGCTTCACTGATTATAGCGAAGTTGGATTTTATTTGTTTCTctaaacccccaccattcctgtgcAACAGgcgcagttttggtgcctgatgttctacttaaagggagtctgtcaggccaAAATTGCACACAAAGATAAAGACAGTACCTTGCATGACTTGAGACCAGGTTatacaaatagttttttttttattgcagattactGCCCTGTTGCTGGGATATTCTGAGTTTTATAAATATAAAATGAACTGACCCCAATTCCAGCCTATGTCCACCTACCACAAGATGAAAGACAGCCCTCTGTCCTTGCTCATGTTTCCGAAAGTTTTTAGCAAATGTTGTACATTGTACATGCTGTACACAGTGTATCTGGAAGCacaatacaggtagtcctcaacttacgatgttgatccgttcctacgcggcatctgtgaggaggcagagtctaatatcggaccacaatggagactgctgtgatccgatcttagactctgcctcctcacagacaagcctccggcagaaccagcgttgattgaccaaatgctgtacactggccaatcaatgctggtcaatgcatttctaagtccgctccctcgtaaccgcaagctgccagctctcctgactagcaaggacgagcctgctgcagaaccagtattgatttgccgaatgctatacactgtatagcattcggcaaatcaacactggttctgaatcgactCTTTACTGAGAATAGCGatagtacttgatcgaatactactcgctcatctctagtcgtaaccatgaaacgtcgtaacccgaggactacctgtacatgTTACTAGTATAAGCAGCACTTCTGTGTGCACTGTGATGCCATCAGGCAATGTACTGCACTTGCCAAAGACTTTGGATAAAGGACAGCCTTATGTCCTTTCTTGTTTTTTTCAAACACGTTTGCAATTGATTGATTGGAaacagtggaggctagagaaaaaattccatctgcattagaatcagtggagcagcacctattaacagatgctaagaagtgaaattgatggaggtggtgaaaggtcttccttAAAGGTATATTCTTATTCTAGACACATATGGTGTGACGATATATCCATAAATGTCTAAGATGCGAATGCCCCTTAACGTTGGAAAAAGAGAGAGTTGTGTACCTGCCACATAATCCTTTTCTTGTTGTTTTCACTGGGGGACAGAGCACCATAGGTATTAGCCTGGCTACTAGGAGACTGAcattaggaaataaaaaaaaaaaaaaaaaaaaaaaaacctgttggcTTCACCTCTGGATCATAACTCTCTCACAGACACTGTGCTTACTCAGTTTGTACCACAGgagtaggagagagagagagaaaaaaaaaaaataagatcatGGAACCAACAGTCACCAAAATGTCATGAATCCGAAAAGAAGCAAAACAGCTCAGGCagaaacaacagaaaaaaaaacacaatctgTCTCCCAGTGAAAGCAACAAGAAAAGGAGTTTACAGGAATTACAAAACTCCCTCTTTCTCacctatttcactgggggacacagcaacaTGGGATGTCCTAAAGCAGTTCTAGAAGGTGGGAATTACATGGCCATGTGAATCACATAGCGCACAGCCTTTTGCAGAACCTTACAAGCTAAGCTGGCATCGGCAGAGTCCACAGAATGGATCTGGTAAAACTTTTGAAAGGACGGCTCCTGAAGCTTGAACGGGAAATACAAGGGTGCCTGGGGGAGATGCCTAAAACCGTTGACTAAACGGCCACCTGGGACAGCATCCATTCCAAAGTTTCCACCACAGACTGGTTAAGTCTGGCAAGGTCACCTATAACCTGGGAGAGGGAGATTGCCCAATCCAGGAATTGCTGAACAGCAGACAGGCCAGGAGGTTTCTGAACTAACTAAGGCAGAGAGAGCATATGAGCTCAGGCTGTCTGCATGACAAATTTTTATTTCAGCAGGCACACATAAAAAAATGTGACGGAACGAAAAGGGCATCAAGGGGCGAGTTGGATCTTCACAGGAGGACATGGCGGAGGAGACTCAGGGAAATTAGGGATAACCCGGAGGGTTAGCCTTCCAGACCATTGGAATATTGCGGCTCATCAACTGCTACAGAAACAGCTGCACAGAGGTGCTTTCcaaggagcagagaaaactgtcAGGAAACTGTCCcatcatgagaaaaaaaaagtgattctgAGGATAGCAAAGACCCTCCCTTCAGAAATTGGCAGGCTCAGGACTTCAGGGTGGGCGGGATGTTTACCATGGCAGCCCCCTGGCCAACTGGATGGCCCCAGGCATAGCCAAAAGCCAGAAAATCCTGGTAAATGACGGGACTGGAGACTAGAGTAGAATTGTGGTGGGCTTAAAAAAAAGTACAGAGAGCCAGAAGAGGGGGTCCCATGGATCCCCCAGGGAGTGGACGGTCCCTACAATAGTTCCAACGTGGCAAGAAAGAACCAGGGCGCCGTTAGAGGATGGGGGGGTGTCATCCTCTAAAAGGAGACCCCTGTGTAAGGCCAGATGCTGTAAGTGAGCGCTGCGCCCACAGGGGCATACACAGTGAAGACCCCCCTGCacctgaaagaaaaataaaaatggtgaaAGACCAGAGTCAGTTTGTGTCTGCCTCCTACGGACACTAGGTTAAAACTGAGTAAGCACAGGGTCTGTGAGAGGGATATAGCCTAGAAGCAGAGCCAACAGGTTTATTTTCATCTCCTAGTGTCAGTCTCCTAACGGTCAGGCtaatacccatggtgctgtgtccccagtGAAATAGGTGAGAAATTACAATTCTTTTaagaaaaataatgaataaaGTATTACCAGACATACCTGAATAAAGTTGATGATGGCCTGAGTACCATGAACATTTTCAGCATTTAATTCCTGAATAAACTGCAGTGCATTTGCAACAGTTTCACTCAGCTtgttacacagcagtgtcatcttcacaAGCTTCAGATCTCCCATTAGAGGAATTATTCTGGGTAGGTTCATTAAGTCTGTGATATACTGCCAAGTAATTATTCCTTCTGGGCTCAAGATGGAACCAAGCTCTTCTATCATATGGGTGATTGTCTGCATTTCATTGCCCACATCAAACACAACATAGTGCCTATAATCTCTATTGGGCAAGGAGAAGTGAGTCTGAAGCTCCCAGGGATCTGTAAATGCACAGCCAAGTATAGTGCACATTTCTTCATTAAGAGGATGTCTATCCATTGACACAGCAACCACTTCAAAACTGTTCTCACACAATTCGTGCAAAACATGAACAAGAAGTTGTTTTTGTGCTTGTGAGGTCAATGTTTTAACACAAAAATAAGCGATAGGGATGTTCCAGTGACCAACTACTCCACTTAGAGTGAACATCAGGACTTCATTAGCCACATCGTGGCTTCCACTTCCAGCCCCTACTTTGCCAAAGTTCACAAAACCCACAGGTTCATTTTTATGTGAGTCATAAGCAACACTTTGCTGAATCGAAAACGTACCCAAAGCAAGAGACACCTGGCTGTACAACTGCGGGTGAGTTTGTTTCTTCTGTATTAATGCTTTCAGGACTAGAGAATTAATTCCAGGGCCTCCCTGATTGGACTTCAACCACCTAAAATTATATGCATATACAGCAGTCAGTCAGACAGTAATAGCATAACAATGTTACGTAATGCAAATGGTCATCATGTTGTATGAAGAGGCAACATTCTGCACCACACCCACTGAATTTGCTCATGCATCATCTACCAGTTGGCTAAAGGTAACATATGAGTATCACAAACTTAAAAGTGTATTCTCATCTTAGTATTTTTGGCTATACGAAGGGCATAAGAGTGGCCCCATTCTCGAGATGCGAGACTGTGACCCAAAGGTGGCTTTAAGGGGGAGCTCACACTGCTATTTTTCCAGTTTGTATTGCTTGTTGAAAAGAATACCACAGAATGTTGCAATTCAATGTTATAAATCAAATGCAGAGGGATATGTCGCATAATAGATTAGTGCAGATCTTGTAGTTCTcttgtaatactatatactacaatAGTATGAACAGTGCCTTTTTATTTTGTACTTACTGTCTAATTCTTCTTGGCCCTGGCAGTGGTAGTTTAGTTTCCTTCCTCAGGTACTTATACGCCAGAGGATCATTCAATTGCAAAGTCAAAGAAAACATGCGCTGCTGGGCAGAGTATTCTGATTCAGGCTTTTTGAAAAGTTCCAACGGGATGTCTAGTCAAGAAACGTAACAATTtatgtgtgaatcttttgatgattTATTGTGGCTTGTATGTCAAAATTTGTGAGCATTTTGCTAAATAAATCTCCCCCACAGTGACAATAGGAACTAGAGTAATATTTTAATTTGCTTCTTAGAGGGAGTCACCAAAATTGCTTCTAAATCCTTTATATGGGtgtgttcacacctgtgcccgggtctccgttatgcaggtttctgtttcctgtctgaaactggacaggagtcggaaacctgcagtaatttttcaagcccattcatttgaatgggtttgaaaagtgtccggccgtgagcgccggtcagCGTCTTATGCTCCCCGCGGTGAGaccattttttaaaatcggacacaaagtcggacatgcaggactttgtgtccggttaaaaaaaaaaaaacggtttcgc includes the following:
- the THAP9 gene encoding DNA transposase THAP9, with the protein product MPVSCAASGCKSRYTLEAREKGITFHRFPRSNPALLDKWCRAMKRATSTGELWMPSRYQRLCSLHFQQSCFDTTGQTKRLRDDVIPSIFNFPEDTQKAEVSENKILETSAPPSNDVLIVTEVENGAPDVVNIPFNTDASVYYQAQLQDHLYFIPDIDTLKKKLQASEDSRVQKEKELRNAKDREKRLRQTCLSIYRELIKRNLLSSELLDILQPYEDIPLELFKKPESEYSAQQRMFSLTLQLNDPLAYKYLRKETKLPLPGPRRIRQWLKSNQGGPGINSLVLKALIQKKQTHPQLYSQVSLALGTFSIQQSVAYDSHKNEPVGFVNFGKVGAGSGSHDVANEVLMFTLSGVVGHWNIPIAYFCVKTLTSQAQKQLLVHVLHELCENSFEVVAVSMDRHPLNEEMCTILGCAFTDPWELQTHFSLPNRDYRHYVVFDVGNEMQTITHMIEELGSILSPEGIITWQYITDLMNLPRIIPLMGDLKLVKMTLLCNKLSETVANALQFIQELNAENVHGTQAIINFIQVIGRLFDIYNSSSVRLQNDKGPINHNNLEQKLQVLQETREYLLTLTTCDNDFLFQTSRAGCIVGLLVNIASLSELLPRLLMDHDYITTYRFRTTYLRECIDCIRSTGDSYGRPTALDVNDKIEKLLSQCGFLDSNMENNLSFLQTSTGHSLTGSLQHISYPFEDNSIKLSCHVYQSRLLDVTLQNSEMYMAGWVVREVFKQLSCNKCRWALVSSNAPQDFTSAYHLLQVNGGIAHFVPSNGTVRTIQTAEKELCYILKYSRCKRRISALRLQHHILSTLGPMDIFDLEEHITQTELGIDNHHFQLLRLLTSVYYALREPYINSIKQAYQQRQLVNQTLTRPFELYFTSYLVST